A part of Chloroflexota bacterium genomic DNA contains:
- the raiA gene encoding ribosome-associated translation inhibitor RaiA, translating to MELQITGQNMEVSSEVRRYIERKIGKLTRHFPNIIESVVEINQEKTRSPQQHFMVRASVNGNGISLHSEERGEDLFQAIDRITSVLDRQLERQKGKLYKKGKGNSLARGELKIEPVQPFRPEVVKVKQFAMKPMSVPEAAEQMEILGHSFFFFLNTDTDEFNVLYRRQDGNYGLIEPELG from the coding sequence ATGGAGTTGCAGATTACGGGTCAGAATATGGAAGTATCTTCGGAAGTGCGCCGATACATTGAGCGCAAAATCGGGAAATTAACCCGCCATTTTCCCAATATCATCGAGTCCGTTGTGGAAATAAACCAGGAAAAGACCAGGTCTCCCCAGCAGCACTTCATGGTGCGGGCCAGCGTAAACGGCAACGGCATCAGCCTGCACAGTGAAGAACGCGGCGAAGACCTGTTTCAGGCAATCGACAGGATTACCTCGGTACTGGACCGCCAGCTGGAGCGCCAGAAAGGAAAACTTTATAAAAAAGGCAAGGGCAACTCGCTGGCGCGAGGTGAACTCAAAATCGAGCCGGTTCAGCCCTTCCGCCCGGAAGTGGTCAAAGTGAAGCAGTTTGCCATGAAGCCGATGTCCGTTCCTGAGGCCGCCGAGCAGATGGAAATACTGGGGCACAGCTTTTTCTTTTTCCTCAATACGGACACGGATGAATTCAACGTGCTGTACCGGCGCCAGGACGGCAACTACGGCTTGATTGAGCCGGAGCTGGGGTGA